The following nucleotide sequence is from Candidatus Obscuribacterales bacterium.
GGCAGCCTGTTTAAGGGCAATAGCCGAGCCATACACTAAAAATAACGAGTTTTTCTCCCGCTTGAGGGGAACTTCAACGTTGAGTCTGGGTCTTGAAGCTTGCAAGAAGCACTCTGATTCTGTTCCTTGCAAAACAGCAAGACTCTGGAGATCCTGAAACAAACACTGGACGATTTGCGATCGCCAAGAGATAGCCGTCCATCGTTCTACAAGTTCTGTCAAATACATCCGTCGAATACATCATCAGAGAGATGCACAATTGAATTTCAGTATGGGATAAAGAGAGGCAGTCCGTTTAGCCGCCTAACATTAGGAGTCAATCAGGCCATTGTGTCTAGCGTCACACATGTGAATCGTGGGGGTGTCACCCATACCCTAAGCCTTGCAAGCCATCAACTCTAAGTTGACGACAGGCAACAACGTGATAAAACTACAGCCTAGTGTCCGTAATTTTTTCTACATTGTTTGTATCTGTAACGGTTATGCTAAGTTTACACTCCTGCTCTCCAGTGGTCAGTTCACGGATTCAGAGGAAGAGTGCCATAGGCCCTTAAAACCTGACTGATTTTCCTTGTTGATGTCTAATGTATTCACCTAGTGTTTCTCGGATTGCGCAACCTGATCTCCATGGTTCTGACTACTGATGCGATCGCCCTCTACCGTTAATCAAGTGATCTGGGGTCGAGCGATCGCATTCTGATTGATTCACCTGTGATTTGCTTGTTTATGCTCTGTGTAAGGTTTTCGTGACGTCGCATCCACAACATTCAGCTATGTTTTCAGCATCCTCCCAGCCAGAGGCCTCTCGCCCATTTTTAACTTGGCAGCGCATTATTGATTGGGCGCAGGAACATTATCGCTGTCGCACCTTTGAAAAAGATGAACGCATTCCTGCCCGTCCAGGGTTACTCTACCTGGTTCAATGTGGGTCTGTGCGGCTTGTTGGTGAAGCGCAGGTTAGTGCTACGGGGCATACGGCGCGATCGCCCCACATTAATTCGGAGGAGGCCTTTTTGGGGTTTGTTGGCGCAGGTCAACCCTTTGAAATTGTGGCCCAGTCGCCGTTTACCCTGCAGAGCTTCGCCCATGTAGACCAAACATCCGTAATTTGGATGTATTGGCATGATCTCGACAACTGGCCCCATTTCCGCCGGGAAGTTCTCGATGCTTTTCGCTATCAACATCAGCGTAAGCTACTTTGGCTAAGCACTTTGGGTCAACGGCGTACTATTGACCGGCTCTTAGGATTCCTAACCCTACTCATCGAAGAATTTGGTGAACCTTGTGCAGATGGCTATTGCTTACCTTGGGTACTCACCCATGCGCAAATCGGTAGCGCTATTGGTTCTACGAGGGTAACAGTAACTCGACTGATGGGTAAGTTACGCCAACGAGGGCTAATCACAACCTACGGCGATAATTTGCTCTGTATCCCATCTCAACCTGAGTCATAGCCCCGGTTGACTGACCCTTAAAGCCCCTCTTCCGTCCTGGGAGAGGGGCTTTAAGGGATGTCTCCTAGCAGTCTAGATTGCTTAGGAGGCTTTTAGATGAAGGCTCAAAACGGCAGCCCCCAGTAATTCACCCGGTCTTGAATCCAGCCCTCGGCATACCAGCTAGCGATCGCTTCATTAATCTGTCGTCGTAGATCGTCGTATTGATTGCCGCGACGGGTGGCAACAGATAGAGAATCGGCAGCCCAAGTTGTGGGCAACAGGCGATAGGCGGGATAGGTCTGCACCCATCCGGCTAGAACACTGGTGTCCCCAGCAAAGGTGGCGGCCTGCCCCGTTTCCAGCAACTCCAAACCTTCTTGGTAGGAATCCACACCGATCAGAGTCGGTTGGGGTAGGTAGGACCGCAAGTTGGCGATGGTGCTCGATTCGTTGAGCACGGCAATGGGCGATCGCCCTGCATCGGCAAGGGTTTGAATGGCAGCATCTTGGGTGACGAAGGCAGTGCCATCCAGATAGTAAGGGGCGCTGAAGCTGACGATGCGCGATCGCGAGTTGGTGCGAGTTAGCCCGGCAATCACCAGATCAACCTCGCCCTCTAAAAGCACCGTGAGGCGATCGCGATTTTGAACCGGATAAAACACCACGGCAGTGCGATCGCCCAGCAGTTCCTCAGCTAAAC
It contains:
- a CDS encoding Crp/Fnr family transcriptional regulator — translated: MFSASSQPEASRPFLTWQRIIDWAQEHYRCRTFEKDERIPARPGLLYLVQCGSVRLVGEAQVSATGHTARSPHINSEEAFLGFVGAGQPFEIVAQSPFTLQSFAHVDQTSVIWMYWHDLDNWPHFRREVLDAFRYQHQRKLLWLSTLGQRRTIDRLLGFLTLLIEEFGEPCADGYCLPWVLTHAQIGSAIGSTRVTVTRLMGKLRQRGLITTYGDNLLCIPSQPES
- a CDS encoding transporter substrate-binding domain-containing protein; translated protein: MRSLTLSSLMAIALSLGGVGALLPAAVWAAELSVIQERGYLIVGVKDNLRPLGFRDAEGELVGLEIDVAHRLAEELLGDRTAVVFYPVQNRDRLTVLLEGEVDLVIAGLTRTNSRSRIVSFSAPYYLDGTAFVTQDAAIQTLADAGRSPIAVLNESSTIANLRSYLPQPTLIGVDSYQEGLELLETGQAATFAGDTSVLAGWVQTYPAYRLLPTTWAADSLSVATRRGNQYDDLRRQINEAIASWYAEGWIQDRVNYWGLPF